The following coding sequences lie in one Pogoniulus pusillus isolate bPogPus1 chromosome 29, bPogPus1.pri, whole genome shotgun sequence genomic window:
- the KIAA1755 gene encoding uncharacterized protein KIAA1755 homolog — MDPGSLDAAVQSALQALYPPFEATAPTVLGQVFRLLESSFRGDGLCCLLQFLIPAKRLFEHVRQAACAPYFNCIFLHEGWPLCLHEKVVVHLAPLNPLLLRPGDFYLQAEPCQEHSARITLKHLSRDLSRVEETPVPEAAYPLLFTNEWLEEINSARDTAPLRTCLVATESGVAPLPWGRIATPEFIDKPKGGGGSSQHGPAPGSAAELAAPSMTLPRGAVDVSAPYGNVAGTIPGCKVSPRKPSQGRYPGLIKVEQVGQQKAPALLAMPSLYEIISQNLEGEYVDLLDSSQGQPDLLSRSPPPAPLVGPMGTRAQTTLARTNGDQGADARPCVGASSSKEGPCTPCLERKLGQELGTHGTRCRPRDSYLAALQNPLSFGPGLMDAILEESDSSGPEPPPATPRETPVQRGTGAGSPTPLTHHPHQASPGMPAEGRAQQGSPRLPMGSSHKFSFLRGSRLGAAPGDEKAPSQQEGAWKKVSAIYSPRMGRAKPAGKGTDAAEERPLESTSCKNSPSLPSTQAPPAWQDLHAELLRSGIVCLPGSSDRLGRALLQVSTSGSAWGAAWCSGSELARLILYLCSLPRQGAKDSGLTVVVDARKQPPAPALFSALRSAQSAAPGCIHSVLLLAEKELPAHRQRVPGAQVETLASLRALGRFVDSSQLSPELEGSFPYCHGEWVQFFQKLDPFVAALRQASELLQSCIQELHGTEELAGTQDVAACIQRHQALMGRVLSDPQLVQLQRQGGSVLARLRRESSQLRASAHVRSSTELAERLYSQLEEQLHHLVSQSNGCLQWLQLLRKARELQAEFSTLGCWMDGEAAARLQEMGTEEPNPDSSQGSAERFNEFLIQATARYRQGLALCQEAAELRAAASPEADPLRAAAAQFQSKLLSFLGQLERRQEEQELLRELGCVSSKLAGLQLDCGQCPARARRGEGQELQCLQSSFQKLSVEFALEKLQEMKAQVRRMQSSQGLAAWTEARHRYQETRQVLQEMLAELQEARGAQAEGQGDACSPPGSGSAAPRQEAPLCEAATSPRQGVLGGRGPGEQPAPRAKGPGQPQASSVPSPTLGAEPSSPQPRGQGHRAPHRGSADTSLSSPEGRASPGAAGHLAQDHSQPPQRHPFTLPPRARFLGADPSCTPSVPLGTASAPGTRGLPAEKRAEATQYFQVSSQSSFSSEDSDSQNSTEESPAASLALPRDLQGPRAPCPPEKPPQIVYLENHHTKSPAKANVK, encoded by the exons ATG GACCCCGGGTCGCTGGACGCAGCCGTGCAGAGTGCCCTCCAGGCCCTCTACCCACCCTTCGAAGCCACGGCCCCCACCGTCCTGGGCCAGGTGTTccggctgctggagagcagcttccGCGgggatgggctctgctgcctgctccagttccTCATCCCGGCCAAGCGCCTCTTCGAGCACGTCCGGCAGGCTGCCTGC GCTCCCTACTTCAACTGCATCTTTCTCCACGAAGGCTGGCCCTTGTGTCTCCACGAGAAGGTGGTCGTCCACCTGGCACCGCTCAACCCCCTGCTGCTGCGCCCCGGGGACTTCtacctgcaggcagagccctgccaggagcACTCTGCCCGCATCACCCTCAAGCACCTGTCCCGGGACCTGAGCAGGGTGGAGGAGACGCCAGTCCCCGAGGCCGCCTACCCGCTGCTCTTCACCAACGAGTGGCTGGAGGAGATCAACAGCGCCCGGGACACAGCCCCGCTCCGCACCTGCCTGGTGGCCACCGAGAGCGGCGTGGCCCcgctgccctggggcaggatTGCCACCCCCGAGTTCATCGACAAGCCCAAAGgcggaggtggcagcagccagcacggCCCCGCTCCTGGAAGCGCAGCTGAGCTGGCGGCACCCAGCATGACCCTGCCCCGCGGCGCGGTGGACGTCTCGGCGCCCTACGGCAATGTCGCGGGCACCATCCCGGGCTGCAAGGTCAGCCCTCGGAAGCCGAGCCAGGGAAGATACCCAGGCCTGATCAAGGTGGAGCAGGTGGGGCAGCAGAAGGcgccagccctgctggccatgcccaGCCTCTACGAGATCATTAGCCAGAACCTGGAGGGGGAGTATGTGGACCTGCTCGACTCCTCCCAGGGGCAGCCGGACCTCCTCTCCAGGTCCCCACCACCTGCCCCCCTGGTGGGGCCGATGGGGACCAGGGCCCAGACAACGCTCGCCAGGACAAATGGGGACCAAGGGGCAGATGCCCGGCCCTGTGTGGGGGCATCAAGCTCGAAGGAGGGGCCCTGTACCCCCTGCCTGGAGAGGAAGCTGGGCCAGGAGCTGGGCACGCACGGCACACGGTGCCGCCCCCGCGACTCCTACCTGGCGGCGCTGCAGAACCCTCTGAGCTTCGGCCCCGGGCTGATGGATGCCATCCTGGAGGAGTCTGACAGCTCCGGCCCCGAGCCACCCCCTGCCACCCCTCGTGAGACCCCCGTGCAGCGCGGGACGGGGGCTGGCAGCCCCACCCCCCTCACCCACCATCCCCACCAAGCGAGTCCCGGGATGCCAGCGGAGGGacgggcacagcagggcagcccccggCTGCCCATGGGCTCCAGTCACAAGTTCTCCTTCCTGAGGGGCTCCCGGCTTGGGGCAGCCCCCGGGGATGAAAAAgcccccagccagcaggaggGGGCCTGGAAGAAGGTGTCTGCCATCTACTCACCCCGCATGGGCAGAGCCAAGCCAGCTGGGAAAG GTACTGACGCAGCAGAGGAACGGCCCCTTGAAAGTACCAGCTGCAAGAACAGTCCCTCCTTGCCCAGCACCCAGGCgccaccagcctggcaggaccTGCACGCCGAGCTGCTGCGCTCGGGCATCGTGTGCCTGCCAG gcagctcggacaggctgggcagggccctgctgcaggtgagcaccagtggcagtgcctggggagctgCGTGGTGCTCGGGCAGTGAGCTGGCAAGACTCATCCTCTACCTCTGCTCCTTGCCCAG GCAAGGAGCAAAGGACTCAGGGCTGACCGTGGTGGTGGATGCCAGGAAgcagcctccagctcctgccctgttCTCTGCCCTCCGCTCTGCCCAG AGCGCCGCTCCAGGCTGCATCCACAgcgtgctgctgctggccgagaaggagctgcctgcccaccGCCAGAGGGTGCCCGGGGCACAG gTGGAGACCCTGGCATCTCTGCGGGCTCTGGGCCGTTTCGTGGACAGCTCCCAGCTGAGCCCGGAGCTGGAGGGGTCCTTCCCCTACTGCCACGGCGAGTGGGTGCAATTCTTCCAG AAGCTGGACCCCTTTGTGGCCGCGCTGAGGCAGgcgtcagagctgctgcagagctgcatccaGGAGCTGCATGGCAccgaggagctggcagggacacAG GATGTGGCTGCCTGCATCCAGAGGCACCAGGCGCTGATGGGGAGGGTGCTGAGCGACCCCCagctggtgcagctgcagcGCCAGGGGGGCTCTGTCCTGGCCAGGCTGCGCAGGGAGAGCTCCCAGCTCCGCGCCTCGGCCCACGTCAG GAGCAGCACGGAGCTGGCCGAGCGGCTCTACAgccagctggaggagcagctccatCACCTGGTGTCGCAGTCCAACGGCtgcctgcagtggctgcagctcctccgcAAGGCCCGGGAGCTGCAGGCGGAGTTCAGCACG ctgggttgctggatggatggagaggcagcagctcgGCTGCAGGAGATGGGCACCGAGGAGCCAAACCCTGACAgctcccagggctctgctgagcGATTCAAtgagttcctcatccaggcaacg GCTCGGTACCGGCAGGGGCTGGCCCTGTGTCAGGAGGCGGCGGAGCTCCGGGCCGCGGCGTCCCCCGAGGCTGATCCGTTGCGGGCGGCTGCGGCGCAGTTccagagcaagctgctgagcttcctggggcagctggagcggcggcaggaggagcaggagctgctgcgggAGCTCGGCTGCGTCTCCAGCAAG ctggcagggctgcagctggactgcGGGCAATGCCCGGCCCGGGCACGGCGTGGTGagggccaggagctgcagtgcctgcagagctccttccaGAAGCTGTCGGTGGAGTTTGccctggagaagctgcaggagatgAAGGCTCAGGTGCGCAggatgcagagcagccaggggctggcagcctggACCGAGGCACGGCACAGGTACCAGGAGACCCGGCAGGTCCTGCAGGagatgctggcagagctgcaggaggcccGGGGAGCACAAGCTGAAGGGCAGGGAGATGCCTGCAGCCCCCCCGGCTCAGGGTCTGCAGCCCCTCGCCAGGAAGCTCCACTCTGCGAGGCAgccaccagccccaggcagggggtgctggggggccgGGGGCCAGGGGAGCAGCCAGCGCCCAGGGCCAAGGGGCCAGGCCAGCCCCAGGCCAGCAGCGTTCCCAGCCCCACGCTGGGTGCAGAGCCGAGCTCCCCGCAGCCCCGCGGGCAGGGGCACCGTGCCCCCCACCGCGGCTCTGCTGACACCTCCCTGTCCAGCCCCGAGGGCAGAGCCAGCCCGGGAGCGGCAGGACACCTCGCCCAGGATCACAGCCAGCCCCCTCAGAGGCATCCCTTCACCCTGCCTCCCCGGGCACGTTTTCTGGGTGCTGATCCATCGTGCACCCCCTCTGTGCCCCTCGGGACTGCCTCAGCCCCTGGCACAcgggggctgcctgcagagaagcGGGCAGAAGCCACTCAGTACTTCCAGgtctccagccagagcagcttctcctccgAAGACTCAGACTCACAGAACTCCACTGAGGAGAGCCCAGCAGCGAGCCTGGCTTTGCCCCGGGACCtccagggtcccagagcacctTGTCCCCCCGAAAAGCCCCCCCAGATTGTCTACCTGGAGAACCACCACACCAAGAGTCCAGCTAAAGCCAACGTCAAGTAG